One segment of Dama dama isolate Ldn47 chromosome 15, ASM3311817v1, whole genome shotgun sequence DNA contains the following:
- the JMJD1C gene encoding probable JmjC domain-containing histone demethylation protein 2C isoform X1: protein MQGPYSLNGYRVRVYRQDSATQWFTGIITHHDLFTRTMIVMNDQVLEPQNVDPSMVQMTFLDDVVHSLLKGENIGITSRRRSRASQNSNTVHGHYTRAQANSPRPAMNSQTAVPKQNSHQQQRNIRPNKRKGSDSSIPDEEKMKEEKYDYIARGENPKGKKQVMNKRRKAEEDEKKLNMKRLRTDNVSDFSESSDSENSNKRIINNSSEQKPENELKNKNTSKINGEEGKSQNNEKAGEETLIDSQHPWDQIQEDKKHEETEKQKSVDFQRQEKMIIHSSEQATLCDHNSSDLLLQEHNTEKTHTVELLPKEKFVSRPPTPKCVIDITNDTTTEKVAQETSSSTFGLQTLQKTDPNVSDSKHSVANTKYLETGNQDSDQNWVSDVVKVDLTQSNVRNASGNENMSMEKEKNQYVSYLPSLSAVSVTEDKLHKRSPPPETIKSKLNISVDAHKTKSNPSPEVVKPKVNHSPDSVKSKATYANSQAAGERRPANKIEHELSRCSFHPVPTRGSTLETTKSPLIIDKNEHFTVYRDPALIGSDTGANHISPFLGQHPFPLHSSSHRTCLNPGTHHPALTPAPHLLAGSSSQTPLPTINTHPLTSGPHHSVHHPHLLPTVLPGVPTASLLGGHPRLETAHASSLSHLALAHQQQQQLLQHQSPHLLGQAHPSASYNQLGLYPIIWQYPNGTHAYSGLGLHSKWVHPENAVNAEPSLRRNSPSPWLHQPTPVTSADGIGLLSHIPVRPSSAEPHRPLKITAHSSPPLTKCLVDHHKEELERKAFIEPLRSVASTSAKNDLDLNRSQTGKDGHLHRHFVDPVLNQLQRPPQETGERLNKYKEEHRRILQESIDVAPFTTKIKGLECDRDNYSRVASSSASPKSHVIKQDKDIESDLYKMKHSVPQSLPQSNYFTTLSNSVVNEPPRSYPSKEISNIYTEKQSNTLATAANPQTLTSFISSLSKPPPLIKHQPESEGLVGKVPEHLSHQIASHSVTTFRNDCRSPTHLTVSSTNTLRSMPALHRAPVFHPPIHHSLERKESSYSSLSPPTLTPVMPVNAGGKVQESQKPPTLIPEPKDTQASFKSSTEQSLTEMWKSNNNLSKEKAEWHVEKSSGKSQAAMASVIVRPPSSTKLDSVPAMQLASKDRVSERSSLGANQTDCLKPAEAGESGRIILPSVNSDSAHIKSEKNFQAVSQGTVPSSVMSAVNTVCNTKTDAFTSAATAPSVSSWGGSEIIYSLSNTILASKSLECTSSKSISHSVAHTQECTVSIAAPVTPASSKTGSAVQSSSGFSGTTDFIHLKKHKAALAAAQYKSSNVSETEPNAAKNQTSSASHLLDSTVVCSTINKADSVGNGQASQTSQPNYHTKLKKAWLTRHSEEDKNTNKMENSGSSVSEIIKPCSVNLIASTSNDLQNSVDSKIIVDKYVKDDKVNRRKAKRTYESGSESGDSDESESKSEQRTKRQPKPTYKKKQNDLQKRKGEMEEDLKPNGILSRSAKEKSKLKLQSNNNSAGIPRSVLKDWRKVKKLKQTGESFLQDDSCCEIGPNLQKCRECRLIRSKKGEEPTHSPVFCRFYYFRRLSFSKNGVVRIDGFSSPDQYDDEAMSLWTHENYEDDELDIETSKYILDIIGDKFCQLVTSEKTALSWVKKDAKIAWKRAVRGVREMCDACEATLFNIHWVCQKCGFVVCLDCYKAKERKSSRDKELYAWMKCVKGQPHDHKHLMPTQIIPGSVLTDLLDAMHTLREKYGIKSHCHCTNKQNIQVGNFSPMNGVSQSQQQSAPQKPESNGSSSPGSDVSTDSKLAPPESQSPLHWLADLAEQKAREEKKENKEFALEKQIKEEREQDDPDSPNSRTSPPVSQNNEQGSTLRDLLTTTAGKLRVGSTDAGIAFAPVYSMGTPSGKSGRTMPNILDDIIASVVENKIPPNKASKINVKSEFKEEPKESRKSATDANNRSYSDIPHSWICEKHILWLKDYKNINNWKLFKECWKYGQPAVVSGVHKKMNISLWKADSISLDFGDHQADLLNCKDSIISNANVKEFWDGFEEVSKRQKTKSGETVVLKLKDCPSGEDFKTMMPARYEDLLKSLPLPEYCNPEGRFNLASHLPGFFVRPDLGPRLCSAYGVAAAKDHDIGTTNLHVEVSDVVNILVYVGIAKGNGILSKAGILKKFEEEDLDDILRKRLKDSSEIPGALWHIYAGKDVDKIREFLQKISKEQGLEVLPEHDPIRDQSWYVNRKLRQRLLEEYGVKTCTLVQFLGDAIVLPAGALHQVQNFHSCIQVTEDFVSPEHLVQSFHLTQELRLLKEEINYDDKLQVKNILYHAVKEMVRALKIHEDEVEAMEEN from the exons ATGCAAG gtccttATTCCTTGAATGGATACAGAGTGAGAGTATATAGACAAGACTCTGCCACCCAGTGGTTTACTGGCATAATTACTCATCATGATCTCTTCACTCGCACCATGATCGTTATGAATGATCAG GTACTAGAACCACAGAATGTCGATCCTTCTATGGTTCAAATGACCTTTCTAGATGATGTTGTTCACTCTTTGTTAAAAGGTGAAAATATTGGCATTACATCACGGCGAAGGTCTCGTGCCAGTCAAAATAGCAACACTGTTCAC GGTCATTATACACGTGCCCAAGCAAATAGTCCCAGACCAGCAATGAACTCCCAAACTGCTGTACCAAAACAGAATTCACACCAGCAACAAAGAAATATTCGTCCAAATAAGAGGAAGGGCTCAGATAGCAGTATACCAGATGAAGAGAAGatgaaggaggaaaaatatgattATATAGCACGAGGAG aAAATCCTAAAGGTAAAAAACAGGTGATGAACAAAAGAAGGAAagctgaggaggatgaaaagaaactaaatatGAAAAGACTGCGAACCGATAATGTTTCAGACTTTTCTGAGAGTAGTGACTCAGAAAATTCAAATAagagaataataaataattcCTCAGAGCAGAAGCCAGAGAatgagttgaaaaataaaaacacttcaaaGATAAACGGAGAAGAAGGAAAATCTCAGAATAatgagaaggcaggagaagagacaCTAATAGATAGCCAGCATCCCTGGGATCAAATACAGgaagataaaaaacatgaagaaacagagaaacagaagtCTGTTGACTTTCAGCGTCAAGAAAAGATGATTATCCATTCATCAGAACAGGCCACACTTTGTGATCATAATTCTAGTGATTTACTTCTTCAGGAACATAATACAGAGaagacacacacagtggaattATTACCAAAGGAGAAGTTTGTATCCAGACCGCCCACTCCAAAATGTGTTATTGATATTACAAATGACACTACCACAGAAAAGGTGGCTCAGGAGACCTCAAGTAGTACCTTTGGCCTTCAGACACTTCAGAAAACGGATCCTAATGTTAGTGATTCAAAACATTCAGTGGCAAATACAAAATACTTGGAAACAGGAAACCAAGATTCTGACCAGAACTGGGTCAGTGATGTAGTTAAAGTAGATTTAACCCAATCAAATGTAAGGAATGCttcaggaaatgaaaacatgagtatggaaaaagagaaaaatcagtatGTCTCTTACTTACCTTCTCTAAGTGCCGTTTCTGTCACGGAAGATAAGCTGCACAAGCGAAGTCCAcccccagaaactataaaatctaAACTTAATATTTCCGTAGATGCTCACAAGACAAAATCCAATCCCTCACCTGAAGTTGTTAAGCCTAAAGTCAACCATTCCCCTGATTCTGTAAAGTCTAAAGCCACTTATGCAAACAGCCAAGCTGCTGGTGAAAGAAGACCAGCAAATAAGATAGAACATGAGTTATCAAGATGCAGTTTTCACCCGGTTCCTACTAGAGGCAGTACATTAGAAACTACAAAAAGCCCTCTAATCAttgataaaaatgaacattttacagTTTACAGAGATCCTGCACTTATTGGGTCAGATACAGGAGCTAACCACATTTCACCTTTCTTAGGCCAGCAtccttttcctcttcattcttcGTCCCATAGAACATGTTTAAATCCGGGTACCCATCATCCTGCCTTAACTCCTGCACCCCACTTACTGGCTGGATCATCCAGTCAAACTCCATTACCTACCATTAATACTCATCCTCTGACTAGTGGTCCACACCATTCTGTTCATCACCCTCACTTACTTCCTACTGTGTTACCCGGAGTGCCTACTGCCTCCTTACTTGGTGGCCACCCACGACTAGAGACTGCTCATGCCAGCAGCTTGAGCCACTTAGCATTAGCAcaccagcaacagcagcagctgtTACAGCACCAGTCACCTCATCTTCTTGGACAAGCCCATCCATCTGCTTCATATAATCAGCTTGGACTTTATCCAATTATTTGGCAATATCCAAATGGAACACATGCATACTCAGGACTTGGTCTGCATTCTAAGTGGGTTCACCCAGAAAATGCGGTTAATGCTGAACCTTCTTTAAGGAGG aattctcCCAGTCCTTGGTTACATCAACCTACCCCTGTGACCTCAGCAGATGGTATTGGATTACTTAGTCACATTCCTGTCAGACCTTCCAGTGCAGAACCTCATCGGCCTCTTAAAATCACAGCACATTCCAGTCCACCATTGACAAAATGTTTAGTAGATCACCATAAAGA AGAATTGGAGAGGAAAGCTTTTATTGAACCATTGCGTTCTGTTGCATCCACATCAGCCAAAAATGACCTGGATCTAAATAGGTCACAGACTGGAAAAGATGGTCACTTGCATAGGCATTTTGTGGATCCTGTATTGAATCAATTACAGAGACCACCGCAGGAAACTGGAGAGAGATTAAACAAATATAAGGAGGAACACCGTCGCATTCTTCAAGAAAGTATTGATGTTGCTCCCTTTACGACTAAAATCAAGGGTCTTGAGTGTGATAGAGATAACTATTCCAGGGTAGCATCGTCATCTGCTAGCCCTAAGAGCCATGTCAtcaaacaagacaaggatatagAATCAGATCTTTATAAAATGAAGCACTCAGTGCCTCAGAGTTTGCCTCAAAGTAACTATTTCACTACATTGTCTAatagtgtagtcaatgaaccaCCAAGGTCATACCCATCCAAAGAGATTTCAAATATTTACACTGAAAAACAGAGTAATACCCTTGCAACAGCAGCTAATCCTCAAACTCTGACTTCATTTATATCATCTCTTTCAAAGCCTCCACCTTTGATAAAACATCAGCCAGAAAGTGAAGGTTTAGTAGGCAAGGTACCAGAACATCTTTCCCATCAAATTGCTTCTCACTCAGTAACAACTTTCAGAAATGACTGTAGGAGTCCTACTCATTTGACAGTTTCGTCTACAAATACACTCCGGAGTATGCCTGCTTTACATAGAGCACCGGTATTTCACCCACCGATCCATCATAgcctggaaagaaaggaaagcagcTATAGTAGCCTTTCCCCTCCAACGTTAACTCCAGTGATGCCTGTAAATGCTGGTGGGAAAGTTCAAGAATCACAAAAGCCTCCAACACTGATTCCTGAGCCAAAAGATACTCAGGCAAGTTTTAAGAGTTCTACTGAACAGAGTTTGACAGAAATGTGGAAATCTAATAATAACCTCAGCAAAGAGAAAGCTGAATGGCATGTAGAGAAAAGCAGCGGAAAGTCACAGGCTGCTATGGCATCTGTCATTGTACGTCCACCTTCTAGTACGAAACTTGATAGTGTGCCAGCAATGCAGTTAGCTTCCAAAGATCGAGTTAGTGAAAGATCTTCACTTGGGGCAAATCAGACAGATTGCCTCAAACCAGCAGAAGCTGGAGAGAGTGGAAGAATCATTCTGCCAAGTGTGAATTCAGACAGTGCTCACATAAAATCCGAAAAAAACTTTCAGGCTGTCTCACAGGGCACTGTGcccagttcagtcatgtctgctgtGAATACAGTGTGTAATACCAAAACGGATGCGTTCACATCTGCCGCCACTGCCCCCAGTGTTTCCAGCTGGGGTGGGTCAGAAATAATTTACTCATTATCAAATACCATTTTGGCCTCTAAATCCTTAGAATGTACCTCTTCAAAAAGCATCAGTCATTCAGTGGCTCACACACAAGAATGCACGGTCAGCATCGCAGCTCCAGTTACACCAGCCAGCAGTAAGACAGGAAGTGCTGTGCAGTCCAGCTCCGGGTTTTCAGGCACAactgattttattcatttaaagaaGCACAAGGCAGCGTTGGCTGCAGCTCAGTATAAAAGTAGTAATGTCAGTGAGACTGAGCCTAATGCTGCGAAAAATCAGACATCTTCAGCCTCCCATCTCTTAGATAGCACTGTAGTCTGTAGTACAATAAACAAAGCAGACTCTGTAGGAAATGGGCAAGCGTCCCAGACAAGTCAACCAAACTACCATACTAAACTGAAAAAAGCCTGGCTTACGAGACATtcagaagaagataaaaatactaataaaatggaaaattcagGGAGTTCTGTATCAGAAATTATTAAGCCATGTTCTGTCAATTTAATAGCCTCTACATCTAATGATCTACAAAATAGTGTAGATAGTAAGATCATAGTTGATAAATATGTAAAAGATGATAAAGTAAATAGAAGAAAAGCCAAACGAACTTATGAATCTGGCTCAGAAAGTGGAGActcagatgaaagtgaaagcaaatcAGAGCAAAGGACTAAAAGGCAACCTAAACCAACttacaaaaaaaagcaaaatgatcttCAAAAGAGAAAAGGTGAAATGGAAGAAGATTTAAAACCCAATGGGATTCTCAGCAGGAGTgccaaagaaaaaagtaaattgaaGTTGCAAAGCAACAATAATAGTG CTGGCATCCCTCGTTCAGTGTTGAAAGATTGGCGGAAAGTCAAGAAGCTGAAGCAAACTGGGGAATCCTTTTTACAGGATGACTCCTGCTGTGAGATAGGGCCTAATTTGCAAAAGTGCCGAGAATGTAGACTGATTCGGAGTAAGAAgggagaagagccaactcactcaCCAGTATTCTGTAGATTTTACTACTTTAGAAG ATTGTCATTTAGTAAAAACGGAGTGGTTAGAATAGATGGTTTCTCTTCTCCTGACCAGTATGATGATGAAGCTATGAGTTTATGGacacatgaaaattatgaagatgatGAACTAGACATAGAAACGTCAAAATATATCTTGGATATAATAGGTGATAAGTTCTGTCAGTTGGTAACATCTGAAAAAACAGCTTTGTCCTGGGTGAAAAAGGATG CCAAAATTGCCTGGAAAAGAGCAGTGAGAGGAGTCCGGGAGATGTGTGATGCATGTGAAGCAACATTGTTTAACATTCACTGGGTCTGCCAAAAATGTGGATTTGTGGTCTGCTTAGATTGTTACaaggcaaaggaaagaaagagttcTAGAG ATAAAGAATTGTATGCTTGGATGAAGTGTGTGAAGGGACAGCCTCATGATCACAAACATTTGATGCCAACTCAAATTATACCTGGTTCTG TTTTGACAGATCTTTTGGATGCGATGCACactcttagagaaaaatatgGTATTAAATCCCATTGTCATTGTACTAACAAACAGAATATACAAGTTGGAAATTTTTCTCCTATGAATGGTGTGTCTCAA TCTCAGCAGCAAAGTGCCCCTCAGAAGCCTGAAAGTAATGGCAGCAGCAGTCCGGGGAGTGATGTGAGCACAGACAGCAAGTTAGCTCCTCCAGAATCCCAGTCACCCCTGCACTGGTTAGCAGATCTTGCAGAGCAGAaggccagagaggaaaaaaaag aaaacaaagaatttgcccttgaaaagcaaattaaagaagagagagaacaaGATGACCCTGATTCTCCAAATAGCAGAACATCACCTCCTGTATCCCAGAATAATGAACAAGGTTCAACATTACGAGATTTGCTGACCACAACTGCTGGCAAGCTACGTGTGGGTTCTACAGATGCTGGCATTGCCTTTGCACCAGTTTATTCAATGGGAACCCCT agtGGTAAAAGTGGAAGGACTATGCCAAACATTCTTGATGACATAATTGCTTCAGTTGTTGAAAACAAAATTCCACCAAATAAAGCCTCTAAGATAAATGTAAAATCAGAGTTCAAAGAAGAGcccaaagaaagcagaaaatctGCCACGGATGCAAACAATAGATCGTACAGTGACATACCACATTCTTGGATCTGTGAGAAGCATATTCTGTGGCTTaaggattataaaaatattaataattggaAGCTTTTCAAAGAGTGTTGGAAATATGGACAA CCTGCAGTGGTTTCTGGCGTGCATAAGAAAATGAACATTAGCTTGTGGAAGGCGGATTCAATTAGTCTTGATTTTGGAGACCACCAAGCTGATCTCCTCAACTGCAAAGACAGCATTATTTCAAATGCCAATGTTAAGGAATTCTGGGATGGTTTTGAGGAAGTTTCAA AAcggcaaaaaacaaaaagtggaGAAACAGttgttttaaaactgaaagattGCCCTTCAGGAGAAGACTTCAAGACTATGATGCCAGCAAG ATATGAAGATCTTTTAAAAAGCCTGCCATTGCCAGAATATTGTAATCCAGAAGGACGATTCAACCTGGCCTCTCATTTACCGGGATTTTTTGTACGCCCTGATCTAGGACCCAGGTTGTGCAGTGCTTATG gtGTAGCTGCTGCTAAAGATCATGATATAGGAACAACGAATCTACATGTTGAAGTTTCTGATGTTGTAAATATTCTAGTCTATGTTGGCAtagcaaaaggaaatggcattcTCTCAAAAGCAG GAATACTCAAGAAATTTGAGGAAGAAGATTTGGATGACATTTTAAGAAAACGGTTGAAGGACTCAAGTGAAATACCTGGTGCTCTGTGGCAtatttatgctgggaaagatgttgACAAGATACGGGAATTTCTTCAGAAG